In the genome of Odocoileus virginianus isolate 20LAN1187 ecotype Illinois chromosome 17, Ovbor_1.2, whole genome shotgun sequence, the window ggttctttaccactagcgccacctgggaggcccaaaaAAGAGCACAGACTATCTAATTATTCTCTACCAGACACAAAGAATACACTTTCACATACTAGATGTAGAACAGGGTGCTCAAATAGAACTTCTTTCGGCTATGGATATGATCTGTATCTGTACTGCCCAATATGGCAGCCACTAGCCAtggtggctactgagcacttgaatgtggaactttattttttttgacattgttaaaaacatttaataCAGTCTATCATAACTAAGTCAGTGGAGGTTCCACTCTGCCACCGAAGCACCTGAGAAGAGCCCCGTGCCATCCAGTTGGTGACCGTCTGAACGACGTCCCATCTCTTATCCCAGCCAGAGAGACACCTTCCATATTGTTCCTCTGCATTGACTGCTTCCAAAACCGGATGACCACAGTCCTTTATCCCCAAAGTAAGCTCAAAACAGTTGGTTCAGGCATTGCAGGATCTGCACCCCTCTTGAATCCCAGGTAAATCACGAGAGGAATAAAACCCCAGCGGATGGCAAATCGTCCTCCCTTGAAAAGCTGCGGCAGCCTTTGCTTGGCCTCTTTGCTCAGCTTCACCATTGTGACAGCGCTGGCGACGCCCGTGAGACAACAGCACCAAATGCTGGaacttactttaaaattaaatagctGCATATGGGAAATTTAAATAGCTCCATATGGCTGGTGGCTACTGTATTTGGACACACAGGTCTAGAATTTTCCATTTATAGGGAGCAAAGTGTCAGCAGAGGCAGGGAAGGGCCAGCTTTCGTAGCCAAGAGATCTTCTGTGAGACCTGCTGTCTATCCAGTGGAGATGGAGTCTGTTTCAAGGATGACATGAGAGGAAGCACTTCTTTACACTTGTAAAGGCCACAGCATTAACCTCATCCTTCTATACCCTTCACATTCTCCCCACTTTAAATTCTCCATTGATAGAAGAGGCCACTGACCTATTAGAAAAGCAGTAATCATCTCACCCATCCTCATTcatgtcaaatattttaaatgttttgtttttcttaaaaactgtTTCTCTCCACCTCTCCTCCACTATCTTGTATCCTGTGTTGTCTTGAGATTTCTCCTATTAAATCATCAGCCATTCAGTGTactgttttcttcttaatttctttaaaagtctaAAAAGCATGAAGAAGAGTATATCCATAAGGTTAGTATACATAATACAAGGTAATCAACACCTTAATGAATCAGAATGGGTTAAGACTGCAGTGTAATGTATACTTGTACAATTTGTCAAATTTATGATAAAGGTTAAGGTTGTTTGGAGGTGAGAGGAGATGGATGTCACAGAGGACCATATTGGTGTGATCAGCCAAACTATGGCCAGACTGTTTTTCCCTccttggttttcattttaattggtgTATAGCATATCTGCTGTCAGCTGGTGGCAGCTTCCTGAGAAAGCACAAGTTATGACAGATGGTAAGCTATGTTCCTTTTCTGTTGCTAATTCCACCCCAGCATTGGGCCAGGAGCTCAGGAGTGAAAGCTACAGTTGCCAGATAGCAGCAACGAAATCAGAGCAGCAGAGttctctttggccacctgatgtgaagagccaactcattggaaaagaccctgatgctgggaaagactgagggcaggataaaggggtgacagagaatgagatggttggatggcatcactgactcaatgacatgagttcgAGTGAATTCCAGGGGATGGCAAAGGACAGGgtaccctggcgtgctgcagtcaatggggtcaaaaagagtcagacatgacttagtgactgaacaagagttATCTACAAGTGGCAGTAACAACCCAATCAACTTTCCTTCCTGACACTACCATTTATCACAAAGTTAACCATCAAACCGTTAGAAGAACCAATCCTCTGACTTGGTTTCCTAGGGAAAGCAGTTATTTGGCCCACATGTTTCATTAATATCAGGGTCCCGTCTCACTCTAGAATTTAAAACCAAACACCTTGACCACTTCGCTTGTACTAGGATTGTTCTAAGAAGGCAGGCCAATTTGGGGTGGGTATTTTGCATTACCACGAaagatgcatgctaagtcatgcactctttgctaccctactccatggactgtaacccaccaggctcctatgtccatgggatttccccggcaagaatactggagtgggtggcctgttccttctctaggggaacttcccgaatcaaactcgagtctcctgcattggcaggtggattctttaccactgagccacctggtataAGCCCACAGAAGACAGAGTCCTATTAAAAACAACTCCGAGATCCTAAAACTAGTATCTAGTAACAGTAGATTAAATTATCATTAGCTGATTTATTATTCAGTCAAATATGATACTGTAAATATAGAGTCAACATTATATTaccaaaagctttttattttcttgctgaGAAAAAAATCACTAGTCCTACAAATATGGCTCCAAGTCCAGGATTCATTTGGATAACGGAGTTGAAAGACTTGATTTAAAGCTATAAAATCCCTCATGCTCCCCAAATTGCACACCACAAGAGATACATTCTTTATAAAGGGTTCCTTACTTCCTGAAACTCATCCTTAGAAAATGCCAGATAAGAATTCATTCACCGCTGCCCACTGTCCCAAAAGCCTCTAGTGCTTCCCATGAATATAACATTCTCTataagaaactaacacatttgTCTTTCTTCCCAACCTTCTCATTTCTCCTAAAAATTTTAACCAAGGGATATTATGGAAAAGGGGTTTCCCTGATAtctccattggtaaagaatctgcctgcaatgcaggagaccccagtttgaatcctggatcaggaagatctgctggagaagggataggctacccactcctgtattcttgggcttcccttgtggctcagctggtaaaaaatccacctgcaatgccagagacctggttcaatccctgggttgggaagatcccctggagaagggaaaggctacccactccaatattctggccttgagaattccatggactacagtccatggggttgcaaagagtcagacatgactgagcaactttcacaaaaaTTAGGGAAAAGGAGAATCATTAAGTATCTTTAAAGCTATTGCTTGTATCCATTGTGACTGCATGATCTTCTAATTGTGGAAACCTAACAAATTTCAGCTGGAAGAACACAGGTTTGTGTAGACTGGCAAGCTTGAGTTGACCAATAGGACTGAGAGTTATTTGCTGTTTACCTAATTTTTCTGAGcctgctttctcatctgtaaaattaccTAGGATCTGTATATTACCTAGGATAGGGAGCTATTTGGAAGACAAACAATAAACTAAAACGTCTGACAGGGAATTCctttgcagtccagtggttaggactccatgctttcactgccgagggcattggttcaatccctggttggggaactaagattccacaagcctcatGGTGCAGCCACATAAAACAAAGTATCTGACATGGAAAAGGCTGGATTAAGACCTTTAGAGGCCCAAAGCATCAAGACTATGGTGCCCAAATCAATCAAGATATTAGTGGAAAACAGAGAATACACTCAAACTGGGTAATTTGAGGAAGGTTTAATAAAGGGACTGTTCACAAAGACATGGGCAGAGTTCAGGAGCCAGTAAATGAGTGGCCCTTTCTATCCCTAGAAATAAGGGGCAGAGAGAAGGAGCTGGAGCTAAAGAAGGCTGCTTGTTAGGAGTCACAGTCTTTGGTAGAGGAACACAGACAACCTATGTGACCTGGTGACTTAAAAGCCAGGGAAATAAATACCCAGGCTTCTAAATATCTATTCCTCAGCCTTTTGATCTTCTGAGGGTGTTACTAATTGGATCAACACAACCTGAAGTCAGAGGGCAAAGAAACCTGTtgatgcagtccacgggggtcaagACCTGGGACACAAAATAGGATGAGAAGCAGTTCTGAAGAGGAATGCAGCCAGCACCATCTCCTCCCCAACATGATTCAAACCACTGAACCGTTATATACACACaacttgcatgtgtgctaaaaCTGAGACACCTTCTTTCCAGCATTTGATTGTGAGTTCTTTCATTAAAACAATTTCTTTCAGTCTGTTTGGAGTCTTTACTTTGCTGGTGCCATAAGCACATGCCTAGATAGAAGCCTCAGTACATAGGAACTGGCAGGCTAAGGTTAACTCCTGAATGCTGACTCTATGGAGCTGTAAGAGGTTTCTGAGTTAATCCAGAAGTAATTTAGGAGGAATCTTAAGGTTTTTCTGGCTAGGTACTATTCATTAGAAATTCAGCAACTGGATTTTCTTAAACTCAAAAAACCCCTACGGTAGTAAAACTTCTTATAATCCTACTGAATGACAGAAAAGGTTTTAGTTGCTTACCAAAGAGAATAAAGGACATCAGGACATCAATTTCACATTGACATTTTTATTAACGCcaactgttttttaattattatttttttaaaacaatagcaCAAAAATGTTTCAAGGAAGCAGTCTCACAATCTGATGACCTTCTGAAATACAGTTAAGCCACACCAAATATGAATTCCTGTTaataacacacaaaaatatttttttaaaagaaaaagaaaagaaaaaacatagggaaagaggaaaggaatgagATTTAGAGTTAAAACTCACTGGATTAGGTTGGTGAGGCTTGTTAGTAGGATACTGTGGAAGCAGAGTGGCACACACAGGCTtacagtctgtttttttttttttttttaaaaccagttacCACTAATACATGGGCCCTGCATCAGCAACCACTGACTTCTTACAGGCCCGAACTGAACCAGGAGAAGCCAGTGCTGATACTGTCAGAAAGAGGGCCAGAAAGTTGGCCTGTCAGACCATTTTCAGCAGAATAACTCTTTCAGAAAGGCCTGGCTGAAAACTGTTCATTTCTGTTGTCTCACCTATATGCATTTCAGGATTCTTAAAAgtcatcttaaaaaagaaagaaaaaataatgtatatcagTTTCTCTTATTTAATGTGGCTATAAAAGATGTTTCCTTATTATTGATCTCTAAGAAGGACACCGGGGTGGTGGGCTGGGATGGAACTACGGGAAGGAAAAAACCCAGACCAGGAtaggtttgtctttttttttttttttaacttttttttttttttcttgccaaggGGTCACACAGAAGGGAAGGCAAGGAGGAAAACTACAATCCTTGGTTCAGATTGAGTTATGCAGGAAAATATATCTTCCTGATCAGTCCCCatgccaaataaacaaaaaacaaaaaacctcactTGAGATTATGCACAGACTCTATGTTATACCAGCTATCAGCCTTTAATGTTTAACCATTCCCAGCAATGGACACTTGGCTTGTAGGCTGCTTATAGAACCCACTTCACAAAAATCCTCTTTACAGAAGCCTCTAGTTTCCTTTTGGTACGTTATAAAAACAGAACATCTGTCATTAACAGGAGAGTGTTAAATACTTTTAACCACTGACAAGGCTTCAGGAAGTTTCACAGTTTCGTTATGCTCTATTTTATTACtatcatatttacatttttatttttttgctgaattgctgattttcctttttcaat includes:
- the LOC110128666 gene encoding mitochondrial import receptor subunit TOM7 homolog; translation: MVKLSKEAKQRLPQLFKGGRFAIRWGFIPLVIYLGFKRGADPAMPEPTVLSLLWG